The proteins below are encoded in one region of Myxocyprinus asiaticus isolate MX2 ecotype Aquarium Trade chromosome 13, UBuf_Myxa_2, whole genome shotgun sequence:
- the LOC127450623 gene encoding actin-related protein 2/3 complex subunit 1B-B-like, with protein LASLTLETLTILCVTFITEISLVAAGHDCYPVLFVYDSSKTALSFGGKLDVPKQSAQKGMTARELFQNLDKKATTDSKEAVLEPVHKNSISQISILGGVKAKCTILHQDGGMAIWDVKTLASEMKDLKII; from the exons cTTGCCAGCCTGACTTTGGAAACCTTGACTATTTTGTGTGTTACTTTCATTACTGAGATCAGCCTAGTGGCAGCT GGCCATGACTGCTACCCTGTGCTGTTTGTCTATGATTCAAGTAAAACAGCCCTGTCTTTTGGTGGGAAACTGGATGTGCCCAAGCAGAGTGCTCAGAAGGGTATGACAGCCAGAGAGCTCTTTCAGAACCTGGACAAGAAAGCCACCACTGACAGCAAGGAAGCAGTCCTGGAGCCTGTGCACAAGAACAGCATCAG CCAAATCTCAATTCTTGGTGGGGTAAAAGCCAAGTGTACGATTCTGCACCAGGATGGAGGCATGGCAATTTGGGATGTAAAA ACCCTCGCATCTGAAATGAAGGACCTCAAGATTATTTAG